Proteins encoded together in one Euzebya rosea window:
- a CDS encoding aldehyde dehydrogenase family protein: MSSVVEPSAPAVSATAVSAPALSAAAMATWVVDAAWEDGDRIVTAGDPGDSCLFLDDGVVRLEVPGEHLDTDVVLGYLDAGEILGEIGLLDGRARSATAIAEGPVRGRWLTRDALSRMTTEAPGLAVEVVRTIATDLAGKLRATSGRLASVLESEAPDLVVEETVARGVAAQHALDAIPEDVMDAVLADLATAFGEASAALAARTVEVTHIGRVDHKTMKNAWAALGVHHSMQGAVGRGPLGDNDTATVTDVAAPVGVVFAIIPVTNPVATAMFKVLSALRSGNAIILSFHRICLPLADEVGAIAHAVLGRHGLPVDAVQWVRERASRQRTARFMAHPDVALVLATGGPGMVRAAYSSGTPAIGVGPGNTPCWVAADADLDQAAGSIIASKSFDNGLICGAEHNLVVDATVVDGLLERLASMGAAVLDDDEATRFVAAVVTEDGAGFRPEVLGQSAQAIAGFLGIERPHEITVLVFRAEPDLSSPVTSEKLSPFLPVFTVDGDEEALALCLALLDKMGTGHTAIVHTASEVRIATFADAVPASRILVNSPGSQGVCGLTTDLPPTLTLGCGTFGGNSTTDNVTWANLRNVKRIARVTPPHLDPILHLL; encoded by the coding sequence ATGAGCAGCGTCGTCGAACCCTCCGCCCCCGCAGTGTCCGCCACCGCAGTCTCCGCCCCCGCCCTGTCCGCCGCCGCCATGGCCACGTGGGTCGTCGATGCCGCCTGGGAGGACGGTGACCGGATCGTCACCGCCGGCGACCCCGGGGACAGCTGCCTGTTCCTCGACGATGGGGTGGTGCGGTTGGAGGTCCCCGGGGAGCACCTCGACACCGATGTGGTCCTGGGCTACCTCGACGCCGGGGAGATCCTCGGCGAGATCGGCCTGCTCGACGGACGGGCCCGGTCGGCCACCGCCATCGCCGAGGGTCCGGTGAGGGGGCGCTGGTTGACCCGCGACGCCCTGTCCCGCATGACCACGGAAGCGCCCGGCCTGGCCGTGGAGGTCGTGCGGACGATCGCGACGGACCTGGCCGGCAAGCTGCGGGCGACCAGCGGTCGGCTGGCAAGCGTGCTGGAGTCCGAGGCACCGGACCTGGTCGTGGAGGAGACCGTCGCCCGTGGTGTCGCCGCCCAGCACGCCCTCGACGCGATCCCCGAGGACGTGATGGACGCCGTCCTCGCCGACCTCGCGACGGCGTTCGGCGAGGCGTCCGCGGCGCTCGCCGCCAGGACGGTCGAGGTCACCCACATCGGCCGCGTCGACCACAAGACGATGAAGAACGCCTGGGCGGCGCTGGGGGTGCACCACTCCATGCAGGGGGCCGTCGGCCGTGGCCCGCTCGGCGACAACGACACCGCCACCGTCACCGACGTCGCCGCGCCCGTGGGGGTGGTGTTCGCCATCATCCCGGTGACCAACCCGGTGGCCACCGCGATGTTCAAGGTGCTGTCGGCGCTGCGGTCGGGCAACGCGATCATCCTGTCCTTCCACCGCATCTGCTTGCCGCTGGCCGACGAGGTCGGGGCGATCGCGCATGCCGTCCTCGGCCGCCACGGCCTGCCCGTCGACGCCGTGCAGTGGGTGCGCGAACGGGCCAGCCGACAGCGGACCGCCCGCTTCATGGCCCACCCCGACGTCGCGCTGGTCCTGGCGACCGGCGGCCCCGGCATGGTCCGGGCCGCCTACTCCTCGGGGACCCCCGCGATCGGGGTCGGCCCCGGCAACACCCCCTGCTGGGTGGCCGCCGACGCGGACCTGGACCAGGCCGCGGGGTCGATCATCGCCTCCAAGAGCTTCGACAACGGCCTGATCTGCGGCGCCGAGCACAACCTCGTCGTCGATGCCACGGTCGTCGACGGGCTGCTGGAACGGCTCGCCTCCATGGGTGCGGCCGTCCTCGACGACGACGAGGCCACTCGCTTCGTGGCTGCGGTCGTGACCGAGGACGGCGCGGGGTTCCGGCCCGAGGTCCTGGGACAGTCCGCCCAGGCGATCGCCGGGTTCCTCGGCATCGAGCGGCCGCACGAGATCACGGTGCTGGTCTTCCGGGCCGAGCCCGACCTGTCCTCGCCCGTCACCAGCGAGAAGCTGTCGCCGTTCCTGCCGGTCTTCACCGTCGATGGTGACGAGGAGGCGCTCGCCCTCTGCCTGGCCCTGCTGGACAAGATGGGCACCGGCCACACCGCCATCGTCCACACCGCCTCGGAGGTGCGGATCGCCACCTTCGCCGACGCCGTCCCCGCGTCGCGCATCCTCGTGAACTCACCCGGCTCGCAGGGGGTCTGTGGGCTGACCACCGACCTGCCGCCCACGTTGACGCTCGGCTGCGGGACCTTCGGCGGCAACTCGACCACCGACAACGTGACGTGGGCCAACCTACGCAACGTCAAGCGCATCGCGCGGGTCACCCCGCCGCACCTGGATCCGATCCTCCACCTGCTCTGA
- the rplJ gene encoding 50S ribosomal protein L10 has translation MGARPQKTAVVERVREDLSGTTATVLTDYRGLSVPQMAELREKLRESGASYKVAKNTLIRLAAKELGYDVPDATLSGPTALAFTGEDIASAAKALKTFAKDNPQLVIKGAILEGNYLDADEAAALADLESQEELLASFAGMFETMLAYMPRMVDDMLGETAGLMEALEAKKDG, from the coding sequence ATGGGAGCGCGCCCCCAGAAGACCGCCGTGGTAGAGCGGGTCCGCGAGGACCTGTCCGGCACCACCGCGACCGTCCTGACCGACTACCGTGGCCTGTCGGTCCCGCAGATGGCCGAGCTTCGCGAGAAGCTCCGCGAGAGCGGCGCGAGCTACAAGGTCGCCAAGAACACGCTGATCCGCCTGGCCGCCAAGGAGCTCGGGTACGACGTGCCCGACGCGACCCTGAGCGGTCCGACGGCGCTGGCCTTCACCGGCGAGGACATCGCGTCCGCCGCCAAGGCCCTCAAGACCTTCGCCAAGGACAACCCGCAGCTCGTCATCAAGGGCGCCATCCTCGAGGGCAACTACCTCGACGCCGACGAAGCGGCGGCCCTGGCGGACCTGGAGTCCCAGGAGGAGCTGCTGGCCAGCTTCGCCGGGATGTTCGAGACCATGCTGGCCTACATGCCGCGGATGGTCGACGACATGCTCGGCGAGACGGCCGGCCTGATGGAGGCCCTCGAGGCCAAGAAGGACGGCTAG
- the rplL gene encoding 50S ribosomal protein L7/L12 — MAISVDELISAFEEMTLLELKEFRDKFKEHFDVVAAAPVAVAAAGGGGEAAAEEEKTEFDVILESAGDQKIKVIKEVRGITSLGLKEAKELVDGAPKPVLEGASKEDAEKAKEALEAVGASVALK, encoded by the coding sequence ATGGCCATTTCTGTTGACGAACTGATCTCCGCCTTCGAGGAGATGACCCTCCTGGAGCTCAAGGAGTTCCGCGACAAGTTCAAGGAGCACTTCGACGTCGTCGCCGCCGCGCCGGTCGCCGTCGCTGCCGCCGGTGGCGGTGGCGAGGCTGCCGCCGAGGAGGAGAAGACCGAGTTCGACGTCATCCTCGAGTCCGCTGGCGACCAGAAGATCAAGGTCATCAAGGAGGTGCGCGGTATCACCAGCCTGGGCCTGAAGGAGGCCAAGGAGCTGGTGGACGGTGCCCCCAAGCCGGTCCTCGAAGGTGCCAGCAAGGAAGACGCGGAGAAGGCCAAGGAGGCCCTCGAGGCCGTCGGCGCCTCCGTCGCCCTCAAGTAG
- a CDS encoding DNA-directed RNA polymerase subunit beta: MHTRQPRSKALSTLSNASSKSRGTRLSFAKIHEPLPIDDLDLVAIQRDSFDWLKEHGLEEVLTELSPIEDFTGQMALSLTEHQFEAPKHSTEECREKDLTYSAPLFVTAEFVNAQTGEIKQQKVFMGDFPMMTEKGTFIINGTERIVVSQLVRSPGVYFDADVDKTTGRDIFGCKIIPSRGAWLEMEIDKRGFAGVRVDRKRRQHLSVLYRALKAIVFNAETQEYELAAREVLDEPVPDDEILEFFGVLGDPEGFDPQRAEIREIMDRTLAKDNIATPADALMDIYRKLRPGEPPTPDSAGQLMINYFFNGKRYDLARVGRYKVNKKLGPEQVRLGLRTPDEAKPRVDDQITEALAEADAGDKRDVRPSALVGEDPTPIGHVLTKEDVLATMNYLLSLASGAEGYATDDIDHFGNRRLRSVGELIQNQVRIGLSRMERVVRERMTTQDVETITPQTLINIRPVVASLKEFFGASQLSQFMDQTNPLSGLTHKRRLSALGPGGLSRERAGFEVRDVHPSHYGRMCPIETPEGPNIGLIGSLATYAKLNEFGFIQTPYRKVVNGVVTEQIDYLTADEEGRYNVAQANAPLNADGSFTNDRVLVRLPGGNPREVQPSQVHYMDVSPRQIVSVAAAMIPFLEHDDANRALMGTNMQRQAVPLLRSDSPYVGTGLESKAARDAGDVVISEQGGTVVEVAADRIILKTPEGTLEKHFLSKFERTNQGTCYNQKPTVDEGDEILPGQIIADGPCTDTGEMALGQNLLVAFMTWEGFNYEDAIILSERLVKEDVLTSIHIEKFEVDARDTKLGAEEITRDIPNVSEEVLANLDERGIVRIGAEVKPGDILVGKVTPKGETELTPEERLLRAIFGEKAREVRDTSLKVPHGDTGIVIGVRTQSREDGDEMQPGVNDLVRVYVAQKRKISDGDKLAGRHGNKGVISKILPIEDMPFLQDGTPVDVVLNPLGVPSRMNVGQVLETHLGWVASNGWDFESKPEWFDRMGWGEDMKTHAPQKLATPVFDGCREDELQDLLENTNVGAHGERIVGREGKAVVYDGRSGQPVDQAITVGYMYILKLLHLVDDKIHARSTGPYSMITQQPLGGKAQFGGQRFGEMEVWALEAYGAAYALQELLTVKSDDVVGRVKVYEAIVKGENIPEPGIPESFKVLVKEMQSLCLNVEVLSASGEEIEFRDSDEDAFRAAEELGINLSRPERQTDDFAAS; the protein is encoded by the coding sequence GTGCACACCCGACAACCCAGGAGCAAAGCCTTGTCGACGCTCTCCAATGCCTCCAGCAAGTCCCGTGGGACTCGCCTGTCCTTCGCCAAGATCCACGAACCGCTGCCGATCGACGACCTGGACCTGGTCGCCATCCAGCGCGACAGCTTCGACTGGCTGAAGGAGCACGGCCTGGAGGAGGTGCTCACCGAGCTGTCTCCGATCGAGGACTTCACCGGGCAGATGGCCCTGAGCCTGACCGAGCACCAGTTCGAGGCCCCCAAGCACTCCACCGAGGAGTGCCGCGAGAAGGACCTGACCTACTCCGCGCCGCTGTTCGTCACCGCTGAGTTCGTCAACGCCCAGACCGGTGAGATCAAGCAGCAGAAGGTCTTCATGGGCGACTTCCCCATGATGACGGAGAAGGGCACGTTCATCATCAACGGGACCGAGCGCATCGTCGTGTCCCAGCTGGTGCGTTCCCCCGGCGTGTACTTCGACGCCGACGTCGACAAGACCACCGGCCGCGACATCTTCGGCTGCAAGATCATCCCCTCGCGCGGTGCGTGGCTGGAGATGGAGATCGACAAGCGCGGCTTCGCTGGCGTGCGTGTCGACCGCAAGCGCCGCCAGCACCTGTCGGTGCTGTACCGCGCGCTGAAGGCCATCGTCTTCAACGCCGAGACCCAGGAGTACGAGCTCGCGGCCCGCGAGGTCCTCGACGAGCCGGTCCCGGACGACGAGATCCTGGAGTTCTTCGGTGTCCTCGGCGACCCCGAGGGCTTCGACCCGCAGCGTGCCGAGATCCGCGAGATCATGGACCGCACGCTGGCCAAGGACAACATCGCGACGCCCGCCGACGCGCTGATGGACATCTACCGCAAGCTGCGTCCAGGTGAGCCCCCCACCCCGGACTCCGCCGGCCAGCTGATGATCAACTACTTCTTCAACGGCAAGCGCTACGACCTCGCCCGCGTCGGTCGGTACAAGGTCAACAAGAAGCTCGGCCCGGAGCAGGTCCGCCTGGGCCTGCGCACCCCCGACGAGGCCAAGCCCCGCGTCGACGACCAGATCACCGAAGCGCTGGCCGAGGCCGACGCCGGTGACAAGCGCGACGTCCGCCCCTCTGCCCTCGTGGGCGAGGACCCGACCCCCATCGGTCACGTCCTCACCAAGGAGGACGTGCTGGCGACGATGAACTACTTGCTGTCGCTGGCCAGCGGCGCCGAGGGCTACGCCACCGACGACATCGACCACTTCGGCAACCGTCGCCTGCGCAGCGTCGGCGAGCTGATCCAGAACCAGGTCCGCATCGGCCTGTCCCGCATGGAGCGTGTCGTCCGCGAGCGGATGACCACCCAGGACGTCGAGACGATCACGCCGCAGACGCTGATCAACATCCGGCCGGTCGTAGCGTCGCTGAAGGAGTTCTTCGGCGCGTCGCAGCTGAGCCAGTTCATGGACCAGACCAACCCCCTGTCGGGCCTGACCCACAAGCGTCGCCTCTCGGCGCTCGGCCCGGGCGGTCTGTCGCGTGAGCGCGCCGGCTTCGAGGTGCGAGACGTGCACCCGTCGCACTACGGCCGCATGTGCCCCATCGAGACGCCTGAAGGTCCCAACATCGGCCTGATCGGCTCGCTGGCCACCTACGCCAAGCTCAACGAGTTCGGGTTCATCCAGACCCCGTACCGCAAGGTCGTCAACGGTGTCGTCACCGAGCAGATCGACTACCTGACCGCCGACGAGGAGGGCCGCTACAACGTCGCCCAGGCCAACGCGCCCCTCAACGCCGACGGCTCCTTCACCAACGACCGCGTGCTGGTCCGCCTCCCCGGTGGCAACCCGCGAGAGGTGCAGCCCAGCCAGGTCCACTACATGGACGTCTCCCCGCGTCAGATCGTGTCCGTCGCCGCGGCGATGATCCCGTTCCTGGAGCACGACGACGCCAACCGTGCGCTCATGGGCACCAACATGCAGCGCCAGGCGGTGCCGTTGCTCCGCAGCGACTCGCCGTACGTCGGCACGGGCCTTGAGTCCAAGGCTGCCCGCGACGCCGGTGACGTCGTCATCAGCGAGCAGGGCGGCACGGTGGTCGAGGTGGCCGCTGACCGGATCATCCTCAAGACCCCCGAGGGAACGCTGGAGAAGCACTTCCTCTCCAAGTTCGAGCGCACCAACCAGGGCACTTGCTACAACCAGAAGCCGACCGTCGACGAGGGTGACGAGATCCTGCCGGGTCAGATCATCGCCGACGGCCCCTGCACCGACACCGGTGAGATGGCGCTGGGCCAGAACCTGCTGGTCGCCTTCATGACCTGGGAGGGCTTCAACTACGAGGACGCGATCATCCTCTCCGAGCGGCTCGTGAAGGAGGACGTCCTGACGTCCATCCACATCGAGAAGTTCGAGGTCGACGCCCGTGACACCAAGCTGGGCGCGGAGGAGATCACCCGCGACATCCCCAACGTGTCGGAGGAGGTCCTGGCCAACCTCGACGAGCGCGGCATCGTCCGCATCGGTGCGGAGGTCAAGCCGGGCGACATCCTGGTCGGCAAGGTCACCCCGAAGGGTGAGACCGAGCTGACCCCGGAGGAGCGCCTGCTGCGCGCCATCTTCGGCGAGAAGGCCCGCGAGGTCCGTGACACCTCCCTGAAGGTCCCCCACGGTGACACCGGCATCGTCATCGGCGTCCGCACGCAGTCGCGTGAGGACGGCGACGAGATGCAGCCGGGCGTCAACGACCTGGTCCGCGTGTACGTGGCGCAGAAGCGCAAGATCTCCGACGGCGACAAGCTGGCCGGACGCCACGGCAACAAGGGCGTCATCTCCAAGATCCTCCCGATCGAGGACATGCCGTTCCTGCAGGACGGGACCCCGGTCGACGTCGTGCTGAACCCCCTGGGTGTGCCGTCGCGCATGAACGTCGGGCAGGTCCTCGAGACCCACCTCGGCTGGGTCGCCTCCAACGGCTGGGACTTCGAGTCCAAGCCCGAGTGGTTCGACCGCATGGGCTGGGGCGAGGACATGAAGACCCACGCCCCGCAGAAGCTGGCGACCCCCGTCTTCGACGGGTGCCGCGAGGACGAGCTGCAGGACCTGCTGGAGAACACCAACGTCGGTGCCCACGGCGAGCGCATCGTCGGTCGCGAGGGCAAGGCCGTGGTCTACGACGGCCGTTCCGGCCAGCCGGTCGACCAGGCCATCACCGTCGGGTACATGTACATCCTGAAGCTGCTGCACCTGGTCGACGACAAGATCCACGCCCGTTCGACCGGCCCGTACTCGATGATCACCCAGCAGCCGCTGGGCGGTAAGGCGCAGTTCGGTGGCCAGCGGTTCGGCGAGATGGAGGTGTGGGCCCTGGAGGCCTACGGCGCCGCCTACGCCCTGCAGGAGCTGCTGACGGTCAAGTCCGACGACGTCGTGGGCCGCGTGAAGGTCTACGAGGCGATCGTCAAGGGCGAGAACATCCCGGAGCCGGGCATCCCCGAATCCTTCAAGGTGCTCGTCAAGGAGATGCAGTCCCTCTGCCTGAACGTCGAGGTCCTCTCGGCGTCCGGTGAGGAGATCGAGTTCCGCGACTCCGACGAGGACGCCTTCCGCGCGGCCGAGGAGCTGGGCATCAACCTGTCCCGCCCCGAGCGCCAGACCGACGACTTCGCGGCCAGCTAG